From a single Tursiops truncatus isolate mTurTru1 chromosome 20, mTurTru1.mat.Y, whole genome shotgun sequence genomic region:
- the TMIGD1 gene encoding transmembrane and immunoglobulin domain-containing protein 1: MKLAPGRTGLAWGGAEPAPKSHRSDLNSLNMAWKTSSLMQTYRFLLLVILFLPHEMTSSVLTVNGKTENYILDTEPGLEESLNCAVQNHTREEELLWYREDGRVDLKSGNKINSSSVCVTSISENDNGITFTCKLRRNQSTSISVVLNVIFPPLLSGNDFQTAEEGSDVKLVCNVKSNPQPQMMWYKNSGFLNLEKNHHQIQQTSEYLQLSITKVKKSDNGTYSCIANSLIQTKTKDFHLIVKDKASSVPIEPIIAACIVVFLTLLFGLIARRKRMMKVSKYSKLKSQLNKSRELAI, from the exons ATCAGACTTAAATTCATTAAACATGGCATGGAAGACCAGCAGCCTAATGCAAACGTACAGATTTCTTCTCTTAGTGATTTTATTTCTGCCACATGAGATGACAA GTTCTGTTTTAACTGTGAATGGTAAAACTGAAAACTATATTCTGGACACTGAGCCTGGCCTCGAAGAATCTCTGAACTGTGCTGTTCAAAACCATACCAGAGAAGAAGAACTTCTCTGGTACCGCGAAGATGGGAGAGTGGATTTGAAATCTGGAAACAAAATCAACTCAAGCTCTGTCTGTGTCACTTCCATCAGTGAAAATGACAACGGCATCACCTTTACCTGCAAGCTGAGGAGGAATCAGTCGACATCCATCTCAGTGGTGCTGAATGTCATTT TTCCTCCTCTCCTAAGTGGAAACGACTTCCAAACAGCTGAGGAAGGCAGTGATGTGAAGTTGGTTTGCAATGTGAAATCCAACCCCCAGCCTCAAATGATGTGGTACAAAAACAGTGGCTTCTTGAATTTAGAGAAAAACCATCACCAAATCCAACAGACAAGTGAGTATCTTCAACTGTCAATCACCAAAGTCAAGAAATCTGACAATGGAACCTACAGCTGTATTGCAAATTCACTTATACAAACGAAGACCAAGGACTTTCACCTTATTGTTAAAG ATAAAGCTTCATCTGTACCGATAGAACCCATTATTGCTGCATGTATTGTGGTCTTTCTGACCTTGTTATTTGGACTGAttgccagaagaaaaagaatgatgaaGGTATCTAAGTATTCTAAGCTAAAAAGTCAGCTAAACAAAAGCAGAGAACTGGCTATATAA